In the genome of Planctomyces sp. SH-PL62, the window CCATCGGCGAATCCTGCCCCGCCTCGGCCCTCCGACGACGCCCCGGCGCGACCCTCTACCTGGATCGCGACGCCGCCAGGCACGTCCTCTGAACCCGCCCGCTTGAAGCCAAGCCAATCCAACCCAACTTGACCGACCGTCGTATCACTCCCCATCGACCCTGGGGAAAGGGAGCCGGAATCGTGCGCTTCGTCACCGTCGAGACCGATCGAGGGCCGCGCGCCTGCGGCGTCAGGAATGAAGGCTACGTCGACCTGAACGCGGCCGACCCCGGCCTCCCCGCGAGCGTGAAGGCCATCCTCGCCCTGGGACCGGACGGCGTCCGCCGGGCCGCCGAGGCGACCGCGAAGGCCGCGACGACGATCGACCCGGCGACGGTCAGGCTGCTCCCGCCGATCCCGGACCCCCAGAAGGTCCTCTGCATCGGCCTGAACTACCGCGACCACGCCATCGAGAGCGGCGCGGAGATCCCCGCCGAGCCGGTCCTGTTCAGCAAGTACCCCAACACGCTGATCGCCCACGGCGAGCCGATCGTCCTCCCCCCGGAAAGCGCCGAGGTCGACTTCGAGGCCGAGCTGGTCGTCGTGATCGGCCGTGGCGGCCGCCGCATCCCCCGCGAGCGGGCGCTGGAGCACGTCGGCGGCTACATGCCCGGCCATGACGTCTCGGCCCGCGACTGGCAGCTCAACAAGCCCGCCAAGCAGTGGACCGCCGGCAAGACCTTCGACACCTTCGCCCCCACCGGCCCGGCGCTCACCTCGGCCGACGAGATCCCCGACCCCCAGGCCCTCGGCATCCGACTCCGGCTCAACGGCGAGACGATGCAGGACTCCTCGACCGCGCAGTTCATCTTCGGCGTGGCTGAGGTGGTCTCCTACCTCTCCAACATCATGACCCTCGCCCCCGGCGACCTCATCTTCACCGGGACCCCTCCCGGCGTCGGCATGGCGCGCAAGCCCCCCCGCTGGCTCAAGCCCGGCGACGTCGCCGAAGTCGAGATCGACGGCCTCGGCACCCTCCAGAACCCGGTCGTCGCCGAATCGCGGTGAACGATGCCTTGCAAGGCCGGGCCCGGCGGGACGTCTCATCCCGCCGCGGCCCGCGCCTGCGGCCTCAGTCTTTCATGTGTTCCAGGTAGATCCGTTCCAGGTCGGCGTGATCGACGGCCCCCGTCTTCAGGGTCTCGACGAGCCGGCCGTGCTTCATGATCCCGACCCTCGTCCCGGATTCCTTGGCGCGGAACAGGTCGTGGGTCGCCATGAGGATCGCCGTGCCGGCGTCGCTCATCCGCTTGAGCAGGACCGAGAATTCGTTGGACGCCTTGGGGTCGAGGCCGGACGTGGGCTCGTCGAGCAGCAGCACGTTCGCCCCCTTGGCCAGGGCCACGGCGATCCCGACCTTCTGGCGCATCCCCTTGGAATAAGTCGAGACGCGACGGTCGGCCGCCTCGTCGGGCAGGCCGGCGTCGGCGAGGAACGCGCGGATCTGCGCGTCGGAATACGGCCCCTTCCCGGAGAGCGCGGCGAAGTAGTCCAGGTTCTCCACGCCCGAGAGATTGCCGTACAGCATCACCTGCTCGGGGATGTAGGCCAGGAACCGCTTGGTCTCCAGCGGATTTTCGGCCACGTCCAGGCCGTTGATCCGGGCCACGCCGGACGTCCTCGGCACGAAGTTCAGGAATAGGTTGATCGTGGTCGTCTTGCCGGCCCCGTTGGCGCCGAGCAGGCAGAAGACCTCGCCCGGCTCGATCTTGAGGTCAAGCGCCTCCAGGGCGACGGTGCCGTTGTAAGACTTCGAGAGGCCGACGGCTTCGAGCATGGCGGTTGGAACCTTCCAGACTTGAACGGTGATCGGGGTTCGGTTCGACGGCCCTTCAGCCGGTGATCGGATAGCGACGGAGCGAGGCGAGGCCGCCGAGCGCCAGGATCGCGGCCGGGAGCGTCAGCCCCGCCAGGGCGGCGGCGACGCGCGGGGCGATCGCGGAGAGCGGCTGCTCGCGGAAGTGGAAGACGGGGATCGCCTCGAAGTCCTCGGGGGCGAATCGTTCCCGCCGCATGATCCTCGGGATGAAGAACTCCTGCCAGGCGCGGTGGTATTCGTCGACCTGGCCGAGGAAATCCTGGTGCCGCGCCAGGCTCGTCCCGCTCAGGTCGTTCAGGGCCTCCTGGGCCGCGACCGCCGGGGTGAGGAACCGCAGGCGATCGACGAGCGTCTGCTGCCGCGCGAGCTGCTCGTCGTAGCGGGCCATCACCGGCTCGATGGTCCGGTCGACCGAGGTCTGCACCGCCTGCAGCTTGACCAGGAAGTCGGCCGGGACCGGCGCCGACGAGGCCGGCGCAAGCTCGGGGTGGTCTTCATAATACCTCGCCAGCAGGACGCTCCCCTGGGCCGACGCGTCCGCCGAGGCGTCGCGGATGGCCTGGACCAGCTCGACGCGGGAGGGGACGGGATGCAGGGTCGTCACCACGACGTTGAGGAGCGCCGGGGCGACGACGACCAGCGCCATCCAGCACGCGACCAGGACGACGGCGTTGGTCGCCGACCTCCGCCCGAGCGCGTTCACGGCCAGCGCCAGGCCGAACCAGAAAGCCCCGTAAGCGACGACCGTCCCGATCCAAAGGCCGACCCGCGCGAGCACTCCCTCCTGCCGCACGTCGACCCCGGCGAGCAAGCCTCCCGCCACCGAAAGGCCGATCGCCAGCGCCATGACGACCGCGGCGCGGGCCAGCACCTTGCCGAGCACCAGAGTGGAAAGCCCGACGGGCTGCGAGAGGGTCATCGCCAGCGTCCCCTGCTCGCGCTCGGCGGACAGGAGGTTGTAGGATAGCCCCAGGATCAGCAGCGGGAACAGGTAGACGACCACGAACCCGAGATCGAACCGGCCCGTGAGCAGGTTCGTGGGGTTCTCGATCTCGTCGCCGGTGATGAAGGTCTGCTTGGTGCGGTTCGTCATCTTGAAATAGAACGGATACAGGTCCGCCTGTCCGACGACCATCGCGGCCAGCGGCCCCGGCGGGGCCATGGCGTAGCGCTGGCCCCGCGAGCCGGCGACCACCCCCGGCGTGCGCGGGTCGAGGAACGAGACGGGCGTCTCGCCGCCGGCGTCGGCCCGCGCGGCGTCCCGGCGCAGGTCGGCGAGGCGTTGCTCCTCATCCTGGGAGGCCGCGGCGAGGGTCTCCCGCTGGAAGCGGACCCAGGCGGAACCGTTGTAGACGCCGTAGGCCACGAACGCGCCGAGCAGCGCGACGAGCGGCCAGGCGGTCCGGTCGGCGGCCAGGCACCGCCAGTCGTGTCGCATGATTCGAGAAAGCATGAACCCCGCCCGTCTCTGGAGCCGTCTATCTGTCGGTTAGGACGCCCGGACGCGGGAGACCGCGACCAGCGCCAGGATCGTCGACGCCGCGCACCAGCCCGCCAGGACCGCCAGGTCGGGCCAGCGCCGCGACGCGACCCGGCCGAATCCGGGGGCGGTGTAGCTGAAGTCGGGGACCTTGGCCCAGAGGTCTCCCCCGGCGATGTATTCGCCCCCGGCCGCTTTCCCGTGCTCGGTGATGTCGTCGTTCATCTCCTTGATGATCACCCGCCGATAGCGCTCGGCGGCGTCGGCGAAGTCGCGATGCTGGGCCGGGTCGGTCCCCGCCATCGCCATCGAGAGCGACCTCACGGCGAGCAGGGGGGACCCCAGGGCCGCCGCGCGCTGGACGTCGTCCTGCCGCGCGAACGAATCCCAGAGCGCCGCGTAATGGGCGTCGAAGACGCGATATCCGTGCTCTTCCGCCTCCTGCAAGGCGATCCCGGCGAAGCCCACCGGCAGGTCCTCCATGCGGTCGACCCCGTATTGCTTCATCACCCGGGCTTTGAGCGCGAGGGCTTTGGGGTCCGACGGGTCGTGGGCGTTCACGCCTTGCTTGAGCTCGCGGTCGATCGCCTGGCCGAAGCTCAGGGCCGACGGCGTCGGGTGAATCCTCCTGGCGACGTCGACGGCCAGCCGGGGGATGATCAGGCCGTTGGCGATCCAGAAGGCGAGCAGGACGAGCAGCGCCGTACGCGCCGAGCCCGCCCAGGCCGACACGGCGATCGCGACGCCGATGAACACCCCGTAGTAGAGCAGGTAGCCGACGGCCATCGTCGCCATGCGGGGCAGCTCAGACGCCAGCGGCCCGGCGCCGGCCGCCGTCCCCAGCGCCAGCACGCCCGCCACGATCGCGGGGACGAGGAGCATGCCGAGCACGCCGGCGATCCCCAGGGCCTTGCCCAACGCGAGGTCTCGCGGCCGAACCCCCAGGCTCAGGACCTGGCGGAGCGTCCCCTGGTCGCGCTCGCCCGCGAACGCGGGGAACGCCAGCAGGATGATCAGGAGCGGGAGGAGCAGTTGCAACACGGCCGCCGCGCTCAGCTCCCCGAACCGGGCGACGGCCGTGGCGTCCTGCGCGGGTCGGTACTTGAACTCGTTCTGCTTGTGCGCCTCAAGCCAGACGGCGACCCCGGTGTAGGCGTCGACCCCCGGGTCCACCAGCGACAGCGGCGGCTTCGGCTTGAACCCATACGTCCCATAGTGGGCCGCCGAGTGCGGATTCTTCGACCCCTGGTCCAGCCACTGCCGGCGGGTCGCCCGGGTCGCCTCCTGGTGCTGGGCGTCCACGTCGCGGTGATGCTTCCATCCCATCGCCAGCGAGGCCAGGAGCAGGATCGTCACGACGACGGCCGCCCCCCGGAAGCGGCCGTCGCGCGCCATCTCGGTGAACTCTTTCCGGGCGATCCGGGCGATCATACCAGCGGCTCCGGGGGAGGGGAGGATCGGTCGTCTCGGGCGACGGGTCCGGTTTGCGTTTCCGATTCAGAACGAATCCGACGACACGACCTCGCCGCCGGCGCGGGTGCCGAGCGCCGCCCAGGTCGTGGGGGCGATGGAATCCTTGACGAACCTCACGGTGCCGTCGCCGAAGAGGACGTTGACGCCCCCGCTGTGGTAGCTGCGCCCCGTCTTCCAGGCGTAATCGCTCCCCCGCAGGCAGTCGTACGTCTTCGAGTTGGGCGGCAGGAAATGCGTATACAGCGCGTGGCGGAAGTCCCCCTGCGCCCAACTGCCCCCGCGCTGGCCGTTGAAATAGCCGGACGAGCCGGCCGCGGCCGACTGGCACTCGGCGAGCGTCAGGTTGGCGGGCGGGAGGTCGGTGATGCCGACGGCCGGCTGCTGGGCCATCACCTCCCTGGGGTTGATCGACGTCCCGGCCGCGACGTTGAACCCCCCCGGCCCCAGGATGCTCTCGGTCATCCAGGCCGTCTGGCTCAATCCGTCCGAGATCGCCGCGAAGGTCACCCCGGAGTTGTAATAGAAGCAGCCGTCGGGATTGTTGTGCATCCCCGAGCCCCCCGGCATCCCGTCCCCGGCGCTCGCCATGTAGTTCGCCGGGGCGAACCCCGCCTGGACGACCCGCGCGGTATCGCTCGGGCACAGGAAGGCCGAGATCTGCGTGGCGTACAGGCTGCTGTTCGCCGGGGAGATGCTGCCGTCGGGCAGGTAGATCGGATGGTTGAAATTCAACGCCCCGAAGATGGGCGTCTGCTCCAGGAACGGGGCCAGCATCGCCAGCGCCGAGTAGCGGTAATGCTCGCCCCCCTCGCCGGTCGGATACCAGTAATTCCCCTTCTGCGCCACGATGGCCCCGTAGGGCAGGCGCCCCAGGGAATCATGATAGTTGTGCAGCGCGATCCCCAACTGCTTCAAATTGTTGGTGCACTGGATCCGCCGGGCCGCCTCCCGCGCCGCCTGCACGGCGGGGAGCAGGAGGGCGATCAGGACCGCGATGATCGCGATCACCACCAGCAGCTCGATCAGCGTAAAACCGCGACGCTTTGCCATCTCGCCCCCCTCCGCCATCGGCCCCGATCATCCCGAAGCCCGGCCCGGTAACACAAAGATAGCGATCGTAATATCGGCGGGAAAGGGGCGACCTTGGCCCTTTTTCAGATTTCCCGCCCCGGCGGCCGGGAAGGATGCACGCGCGAAGGGAGCGTCGAATCTATTTTTCTTCATATCATTAATTTTTCCGTGCGTCATCCGGAACGTCCGACCAGGTATCGGGGTGTGGGACGCCGGAGGAATTGTGATGCCGGACGGGCTTCGCGCCCGTACGATCGAGCCGACGAAGTTCGAAGTCCCCGGAGGTTCGACGCCGATGCGACCTTTCAGCAGTCCCGCGACAACGTCCCGCATCGCCCTCTGGGGCCTGACAATCCTCGCGGGGCTCGTCGCCTCGGCGTCCGCGCGGGCCGACGGGCCGAGGCCGGACCCGGGGTACAGGACGATCGGACCGCCGATCGCCGGGACGAGCCTGCTCGATCGGCCCGGGGATCTCGCCGATCAGCTCGTCGCGGGGGCCGACCGCTTCCTGCTCCGCATGATCGACGAATCGAAGGCCGGGCGGGCCTCGCACTGGAAGCGCGACGTCTCCTCGGCCGACGCCTACGCGAAGTCGATCGAGCCCAACCGCAGGCGGCTGGCGCACATCCTGGGCGTCCGCGACCCTCGCGTCCCCTTCGACTTCCCCGACCGGGTCCAGGGCGAGGGTCATGCGTCGTTCAAGGGCGACGGGCTCGAAATCCACTCCGTCCGGTGGCCGGTGATCGGCGACGTGACGGGTGAAGGCTTGCTGATCATTCCCAGGCCGGAAGGCCGATCGAGGAGCGTGGTCGTCGTCCTCCCCGACGCCGACCAGACGCCCGAGCAGCTCGCCGGGTTGGCCCCCGGACTGCCGCCGGAACGGCAGGTCGCCAGGCGCCTCGCAGAGAGCGGGGCGACCGTCTTCTCGCCCGTGCTGATCGACCGCGCCGTCGCCCCTCGCATGGGGGGGGTGAAGCTGACCAGCCGCGAGTTCCTCCATCGCCCCGCCTTCGTGATGGGGCGGACCCTGATCGGCTACGAGGTCCAGAAGGTCCTGGCGCTCGTGGACCATCTGGCCGCCGAGGACGCGAAGAATCCCGACTCGAAGCGACGGATCGGCGTCTTCGGATACGGCGAAGGGGGGGGCGTCGCGCTCGCCGCCGCGGCCCTCGACCCCAGGATCGACGCCGCCTGCGTGAGCGGCTATTTCGACGACCGCGACGACGTCTGGCGGCAGCCCCTCGATCGCAACGTCTTCGGGCTCCTCGACCAGTTCGGCGACGCCGAACTCGCCTCGATGGTCGCGCCCCGGCCGCTCGTCGTCGAGGCGTCGGCGGCGCCCGCGTTCGTCTATGAGCCGGGGCAGGGGGGGGCGCCGGGGCGGATCGCCTCGCCGAAGCTCGAAACCGTCCGGGCGGAAGCCGAGCGGGCCCGCAAGCTGGTCGAGGGCCTCGCCCCGTCCTCCGCCCTCTCCGTCGTCGTCAGCGGCGACGACGGCCAGGGGCCGTTCGGCGGCGAACCCGCCCTCGCCGCGCTGCTGGCCGCGCTCGAACCGGGCCGCACGCTCGCGCCGGTCGGCCCGCCCCTCCAGGTCCCGGCCGGATCCGCGGGCGACCCCGCCGCCCGCCAGGCGCGGCAGCTCCACGAGATCGACCGTCACACGCAGCAGCTCCTCGTCGACGGAGCCGACGTGCGGCGGGAGTTCATGAAGGACCTCGACACCCGCTCGATCGAGGCCTACGCAAAGTCGGTCGAACCGTATCGCGAGCGGTTCGCGACCGAGACGATCGGCCGGTTCGACGTCGAGCCGCTGCCGCCGAACGTCCAGTCCCGCCAGATCTTCGACGAGCCGACGTTCACCGGCTACGAGGTGGTCATGGACGTCTTCCCCGACCTCTTCGCATCGGGAATCCTCCTGGTCCCGAAGGGGATCAAGGAGGGGGAGAGGCGCCCGGTGGTGGTCTGCCAGCACGGCCTGGAAGGGCGGCCGACGGACCTCGCCGACCCGAACGTCGAGAACCCGGCCTACCACAAGTTCGCCGTCCGGCTGACGGAACGGGGCTTCATCACGTTTTCACCCCAGAACCTGTACCTCTTCGAGGATCGGTTCCGCACCCTCCAGCGCAAGGCGAACCCGCTCGGCAAGACCCTGTTCTCGATGATCGTCCCCCAGCATCGTCAGATCACGGAATGGCTCAAGACGCTGCCGCAGGCCGACCCGGCTCGGATCGGCTTCTACGGCCTGAGCTACGGCGGGAAGTCGGCCATGCGGATCCCGCCGCTCGTCGAGAACTACCGCCTCTCCATCTGCTCGGCCGACTTCAACGAATGGGTCTGGAAGAACGCCTCCACGCGCAGCCCCTACAGCTACGTGCGCACCATGGAGTACGAGATCTTCGAGTTCGACCTGGGGAGCACGTTCAACTACGCGGAGATGGCGGCCCTGATCGCCCCTCGCCCGTTCATGGTCGAGCGCGGCCATTACGACGGGGTGTCGTCCGACGAGGCCGTGGCGTACGAATTCGCCAAGGTCTTCAACCTCTACGACGCCCGGCTCAAGATCGGCGACCGCTGCGAGATAGAAGTCTTCGACGGCCCCCACACGATCAACGGCCGGGGGACGTTCCGGTTCCTGCA includes:
- a CDS encoding alpha/beta hydrolase family protein, whose protein sequence is MRPFSSPATTSRIALWGLTILAGLVASASARADGPRPDPGYRTIGPPIAGTSLLDRPGDLADQLVAGADRFLLRMIDESKAGRASHWKRDVSSADAYAKSIEPNRRRLAHILGVRDPRVPFDFPDRVQGEGHASFKGDGLEIHSVRWPVIGDVTGEGLLIIPRPEGRSRSVVVVLPDADQTPEQLAGLAPGLPPERQVARRLAESGATVFSPVLIDRAVAPRMGGVKLTSREFLHRPAFVMGRTLIGYEVQKVLALVDHLAAEDAKNPDSKRRIGVFGYGEGGGVALAAAALDPRIDAACVSGYFDDRDDVWRQPLDRNVFGLLDQFGDAELASMVAPRPLVVEASAAPAFVYEPGQGGAPGRIASPKLETVRAEAERARKLVEGLAPSSALSVVVSGDDGQGPFGGEPALAALLAALEPGRTLAPVGPPLQVPAGSAGDPAARQARQLHEIDRHTQQLLVDGADVRREFMKDLDTRSIEAYAKSVEPYRERFATETIGRFDVEPLPPNVQSRQIFDEPTFTGYEVVMDVFPDLFASGILLVPKGIKEGERRPVVVCQHGLEGRPTDLADPNVENPAYHKFAVRLTERGFITFSPQNLYLFEDRFRTLQRKANPLGKTLFSMIVPQHRQITEWLKTLPQADPARIGFYGLSYGGKSAMRIPPLVENYRLSICSADFNEWVWKNASTRSPYSYVRTMEYEIFEFDLGSTFNYAEMAALIAPRPFMVERGHYDGVSSDEAVAYEFAKVFNLYDARLKIGDRCEIEVFDGPHTINGRGTFRFLHRHLNHPEPE
- a CDS encoding ABC transporter permease is translated as MIARIARKEFTEMARDGRFRGAAVVVTILLLASLAMGWKHHRDVDAQHQEATRATRRQWLDQGSKNPHSAAHYGTYGFKPKPPLSLVDPGVDAYTGVAVWLEAHKQNEFKYRPAQDATAVARFGELSAAAVLQLLLPLLIILLAFPAFAGERDQGTLRQVLSLGVRPRDLALGKALGIAGVLGMLLVPAIVAGVLALGTAAGAGPLASELPRMATMAVGYLLYYGVFIGVAIAVSAWAGSARTALLVLLAFWIANGLIIPRLAVDVARRIHPTPSALSFGQAIDRELKQGVNAHDPSDPKALALKARVMKQYGVDRMEDLPVGFAGIALQEAEEHGYRVFDAHYAALWDSFARQDDVQRAAALGSPLLAVRSLSMAMAGTDPAQHRDFADAAERYRRVIIKEMNDDITEHGKAAGGEYIAGGDLWAKVPDFSYTAPGFGRVASRRWPDLAVLAGWCAASTILALVAVSRVRAS
- a CDS encoding DUF1559 domain-containing protein, which encodes MAKRRGFTLIELLVVIAIIAVLIALLLPAVQAAREAARRIQCTNNLKQLGIALHNYHDSLGRLPYGAIVAQKGNYWYPTGEGGEHYRYSALAMLAPFLEQTPIFGALNFNHPIYLPDGSISPANSSLYATQISAFLCPSDTARVVQAGFAPANYMASAGDGMPGGSGMHNNPDGCFYYNSGVTFAAISDGLSQTAWMTESILGPGGFNVAAGTSINPREVMAQQPAVGITDLPPANLTLAECQSAAAGSSGYFNGQRGGSWAQGDFRHALYTHFLPPNSKTYDCLRGSDYAWKTGRSYHSGGVNVLFGDGTVRFVKDSIAPTTWAALGTRAGGEVVSSDSF
- a CDS encoding ABC transporter ATP-binding protein; protein product: MLEAVGLSKSYNGTVALEALDLKIEPGEVFCLLGANGAGKTTTINLFLNFVPRTSGVARINGLDVAENPLETKRFLAYIPEQVMLYGNLSGVENLDYFAALSGKGPYSDAQIRAFLADAGLPDEAADRRVSTYSKGMRQKVGIAVALAKGANVLLLDEPTSGLDPKASNEFSVLLKRMSDAGTAILMATHDLFRAKESGTRVGIMKHGRLVETLKTGAVDHADLERIYLEHMKD
- a CDS encoding fumarylacetoacetate hydrolase family protein produces the protein MRFVTVETDRGPRACGVRNEGYVDLNAADPGLPASVKAILALGPDGVRRAAEATAKAATTIDPATVRLLPPIPDPQKVLCIGLNYRDHAIESGAEIPAEPVLFSKYPNTLIAHGEPIVLPPESAEVDFEAELVVVIGRGGRRIPRERALEHVGGYMPGHDVSARDWQLNKPAKQWTAGKTFDTFAPTGPALTSADEIPDPQALGIRLRLNGETMQDSSTAQFIFGVAEVVSYLSNIMTLAPGDLIFTGTPPGVGMARKPPRWLKPGDVAEVEIDGLGTLQNPVVAESR
- a CDS encoding ABC transporter permease, encoding MLSRIMRHDWRCLAADRTAWPLVALLGAFVAYGVYNGSAWVRFQRETLAAASQDEEQRLADLRRDAARADAGGETPVSFLDPRTPGVVAGSRGQRYAMAPPGPLAAMVVGQADLYPFYFKMTNRTKQTFITGDEIENPTNLLTGRFDLGFVVVYLFPLLILGLSYNLLSAEREQGTLAMTLSQPVGLSTLVLGKVLARAAVVMALAIGLSVAGGLLAGVDVRQEGVLARVGLWIGTVVAYGAFWFGLALAVNALGRRSATNAVVLVACWMALVVVAPALLNVVVTTLHPVPSRVELVQAIRDASADASAQGSVLLARYYEDHPELAPASSAPVPADFLVKLQAVQTSVDRTIEPVMARYDEQLARQQTLVDRLRFLTPAVAAQEALNDLSGTSLARHQDFLGQVDEYHRAWQEFFIPRIMRRERFAPEDFEAIPVFHFREQPLSAIAPRVAAALAGLTLPAAILALGGLASLRRYPITG